Proteins found in one Nostoc sp. NIES-3756 genomic segment:
- a CDS encoding nucleoside hydrolase, whose protein sequence is MRKFIIDTDTASDDAVALIMAHHWPDVEVLAVTIVNGNVPVEQGVKNALYTLDVCNASIPVYVGCNKPILREASYADWFHGKDGMGNMFYPEPKSKPQLTHAIDAIIETIKKYPGEITLVTLGPLTNIAAALLKAPEIAPLVQRCVIMGGAANTVGNVTPAAEYNIWVDPEAAKIVFHSGMAMEMVGWELSRHDAALTAAEVETIRNFGTERAHLAMDCNKTALEVSMKMQGAVGLTLADPVAIAVALDPNIITRQGKYFVDVEINSELTRGATVVDELGVLNKQPNINVVWEINVPKWKEILYRCLR, encoded by the coding sequence ATGCGTAAATTTATCATCGACACAGATACAGCTTCTGATGATGCCGTAGCGTTAATTATGGCGCACCATTGGCCGGATGTTGAAGTTTTAGCAGTAACAATAGTCAACGGTAATGTTCCCGTTGAACAAGGGGTAAAGAATGCTTTATACACCCTTGATGTATGCAACGCTTCTATACCTGTATATGTCGGTTGTAACAAGCCAATACTGCGGGAAGCTAGTTATGCTGATTGGTTTCACGGCAAAGATGGTATGGGTAACATGTTCTATCCAGAGCCGAAAAGCAAACCCCAATTAACACATGCTATTGATGCGATTATTGAAACTATTAAAAAATATCCTGGAGAAATTACATTGGTAACGTTGGGGCCGTTAACAAATATTGCGGCTGCACTTTTAAAAGCGCCAGAAATAGCCCCATTAGTTCAGCGTTGCGTAATTATGGGGGGTGCTGCAAATACAGTTGGCAACGTCACACCTGCGGCTGAGTATAACATTTGGGTAGACCCAGAAGCCGCCAAGATTGTCTTTCATAGCGGTATGGCGATGGAGATGGTTGGTTGGGAATTGAGCCGCCACGATGCAGCGTTGACGGCGGCGGAAGTGGAAACAATAAGAAACTTCGGGACGGAAAGGGCGCATTTAGCGATGGACTGCAACAAAACAGCCTTAGAAGTTTCCATGAAAATGCAAGGTGCTGTTGGTTTAACTCTAGCTGATCCTGTAGCGATCGCAGTTGCCCTTGACCCAAATATTATCACCCGTCAAGGCAAATACTTTGTAGACGTGGAAATAAATAGCGAACTAACGAGAGGCGCTACAGTCGTCGATGAGCTAGGAGTTTTAAATAAACAGCCAAATATCAACGTAGTTTGGGAAATAAATGTACCCAAATGGAAGGAAATTTTATATCGTTGTTTGCGGTAA
- a CDS encoding DUF423 domain-containing protein: MTQIFLSVAAILGGLSVAAGAFASHALREKISERSLEIFETGARYQMYHALALLLVAVLITRLETPPTTLIASGWLFILGIAIFSGSLYALSLTGIKILGAITPLGGVAFLLGWGALAVAAFSLKF, encoded by the coding sequence ATGACGCAGATTTTTTTAAGCGTAGCAGCCATTTTAGGTGGTTTATCTGTTGCTGCTGGGGCTTTCGCTTCCCATGCCCTACGAGAGAAAATTAGTGAGCGATCGCTAGAAATTTTTGAAACTGGCGCTCGTTACCAAATGTACCACGCTCTAGCACTCCTACTAGTAGCCGTCTTAATAACTCGCCTAGAAACACCACCAACAACCTTGATAGCAAGTGGCTGGTTATTTATTCTAGGCATTGCCATTTTTTCCGGCAGCTTATATGCCCTCAGCCTAACTGGAATTAAAATTTTAGGTGCTATCACCCCACTCGGCGGTGTTGCCTTTTTACTTGGCTGGGGTGCTTTAGCTGTCGCCGCCTTCAGTTTAAAGTTTTAA
- a CDS encoding aspartate kinase: MALIVQKFGGTSVGSVERIQAVAQRVYKTVQAGNSLVVVVSAMGKTTDGLVKLANEISHNPNRREMDMLLSTGEQVTIALLSMALQELGQPAISMTGAQVSIVTEAEHTRARILHIETERLQRHLDEGKVVVVAGFQGISSNGELEITTLGRGGSDTSAVALAAALQANFCEIYTDVPGILTTDPRLVPEAQLMAEITCNEMLELASLGAKVLHPRAVEIARNYGMPLVVKSSWTDDPGTWVTTPKPQGRSLVNLELARPVDEVELDTDQAKVALLRVPDKPGVAARLFGEIARQKVDVDLIIQSIHEGNSNDIAFTVTTPILKRAEAVAAAIAPSLRNPTNPKSDEAEVMLEQNIAKVSIAGAGMIGRPGVAAKMFATLAEAGVNIQMISTSEVKVSCVVDALDGDRAITALRKAFEIEVGEGRGDEEVGGVGGDKLFYLSPSSPSSPSSASSPPPPPVRGIALDLNQARLAIRQVPDRPGMAAQLFGILAKHNISVDMIIQSQRCRIVDGVPRRDIAFTVPRIDGETAQQLLTQVAGQLGWGDVVLDSAIAKVSIVGAGMVGQPGVAAKMFDALAKHQINIQMIATSEIKISCVVSQEQGVQALQVIHSAFELAGSEKFVVPA; the protein is encoded by the coding sequence ATGGCGCTTATAGTTCAGAAATTCGGTGGTACATCTGTCGGTTCAGTCGAACGCATCCAAGCAGTAGCACAGCGTGTCTATAAAACAGTACAAGCAGGAAATTCACTGGTTGTAGTAGTTTCCGCTATGGGGAAAACTACCGATGGACTCGTCAAGTTAGCCAATGAAATTTCTCACAACCCTAACCGCCGGGAAATGGATATGTTGCTTTCTACAGGCGAACAAGTCACCATTGCGCTTTTGAGTATGGCATTGCAGGAACTCGGACAACCAGCAATTTCCATGACTGGCGCACAGGTAAGTATTGTTACTGAAGCTGAACATACTCGCGCCCGAATTTTACACATCGAAACTGAGCGCCTACAACGTCATCTAGATGAAGGGAAGGTGGTTGTCGTAGCTGGGTTTCAAGGCATATCTAGCAACGGTGAATTAGAAATTACCACCTTGGGACGGGGTGGTTCCGATACCTCAGCCGTAGCTTTAGCCGCCGCCTTACAAGCAAACTTCTGTGAAATTTATACAGACGTACCGGGTATTCTCACTACAGACCCCCGCCTCGTTCCTGAAGCCCAGTTAATGGCGGAGATTACCTGTAATGAAATGCTAGAGTTGGCAAGTTTGGGAGCAAAAGTCCTCCATCCCCGCGCTGTGGAGATTGCCCGTAACTATGGTATGCCTTTAGTAGTCAAGTCTAGTTGGACAGATGATCCTGGTACTTGGGTAACTACGCCCAAACCCCAAGGGCGATCGCTCGTCAATTTAGAATTAGCCCGTCCAGTGGATGAAGTAGAATTAGACACAGACCAAGCCAAGGTAGCCTTATTACGTGTACCCGATAAACCAGGGGTAGCAGCAAGGCTATTTGGGGAAATTGCCCGGCAAAAGGTAGACGTAGATTTAATTATTCAATCAATCCACGAAGGTAATAGTAATGACATCGCCTTCACCGTCACCACACCTATATTAAAACGAGCCGAAGCCGTAGCAGCTGCGATCGCTCCCTCCCTCCGTAACCCCACCAACCCCAAATCTGACGAAGCCGAGGTAATGTTAGAACAAAACATTGCCAAAGTCAGCATTGCTGGCGCAGGTATGATCGGCCGTCCTGGGGTAGCCGCGAAGATGTTTGCCACCCTAGCCGAAGCTGGCGTGAACATCCAAATGATTTCCACCAGCGAAGTCAAGGTGAGTTGTGTAGTTGATGCCCTAGATGGCGATCGCGCTATTACAGCCTTACGCAAAGCCTTTGAGATAGAAGTAGGGGAAGGTAGGGGAGATGAGGAAGTAGGGGGAGTAGGGGGAGATAAACTATTTTATTTATCCCCCTCATCTCCCTCATCTCCCTCATCCGCCTCATCCCCCCCACCTCCCCCCGTTCGCGGTATCGCCCTAGACTTAAACCAAGCCCGTCTGGCAATTCGTCAAGTACCAGATCGTCCAGGGATGGCGGCGCAATTATTCGGCATCCTGGCAAAGCACAATATCAGCGTGGACATGATTATTCAGTCCCAACGTTGTCGCATTGTTGATGGTGTTCCCCGTCGAGATATTGCTTTCACCGTCCCCCGCATTGATGGCGAAACAGCACAGCAATTACTTACCCAAGTAGCAGGACAATTAGGTTGGGGTGACGTAGTTTTAGATAGTGCGATCGCTAAAGTTAGTATCGTTGGTGCAGGGATGGTTGGACAACCAGGCGTAGCCGCCAAAATGTTTGACGCATTAGCGAAACACCAAATCAATATTCAGATGATTGCAACTTCGGAAATTAAAATTAGCTGCGTTGTCTCTCAAGAACAAGGTGTTCAGGCTTTGCAAGTCATTCACTCAGCTTTTGAGTTAGCAGGTAGTGAAAAGTTTGTCGTCCCTGCGTAG